A section of the Salvelinus alpinus chromosome 36, SLU_Salpinus.1, whole genome shotgun sequence genome encodes:
- the LOC139565519 gene encoding 26S proteasome non-ATPase regulatory subunit 3-like — MKETAAKRREKTKDSKAEKQKDAGPEPQDVEMPEEDSATAEKKPKELDTLTLEDIKEHVKQIEKAVSGKEPRFVLRALRALPSTSRRLNPNVLHKAVSGFYTSNAAGKEFLLSFLEEPMDTEGDVQFRPRIGKAAATPLIPEAEAYLQLLLLVYLTNNKRYTEAQKVSDELLQKIGPQNRRALDLVAAKCYYYHSRVYEFLNQLDTVRSFLHTRLRTATLRHDADGQATLLNLLLRNYLQYNLYDQAEKLVSKSVFPELANNNEWARYLYYTGRIKAIQLEYTEARRTLTNALRKAPQHTAVGFKQTVHKLLIVVELLLGEIPDRLQFRQAPLKRSLAPYFLLTQAVRTGNLAKFNQALDQFGEKFQADGTYTLIIRLRHNVIKTGVRMISLSYSRISLADIAQKLQLDSPEDAEFIVAKAIRDGVIEASINHEKGYVQSKETMDIYGTREPQLAFHQRISFCLDIHNMSVKAMRFPPKAYNKDLESAEERREREQQDLEFAKEMAEDDDDSFP, encoded by the exons ATGAAAGAGACAGCAGCCAAGAGACGCGAGAAAACCAAGGACTCCAAGGCTGAGAAACAGAAGGATGCGGGCCCCGAACCGCAGGATGTGGAGATGCCGGAGGAGGACTCTGCTACTGCAGAAAAGAAACCCAAGGAACTTGATACCCTCACACTTGAAG ACATCAAGGAGCATGTGAAGCAGATAGAGAAGGCTGTGTCGGGCAAGGAGCCTCGCTTTGTGCTGAGGGCCCTGCGCGCCCTGCCCTCCACCAGCCGCCGCCTCAACCCCAACGTGCTACACAAGGCTGTGTCTGGCTTCTACACCTCCAACGCCGCTGGCAAAGAGTTCCTACTCAGCTTCCTAGAGGAG CCCATGGACACCGAGGGAGATGTCCAGTTCAGGCCCCGTATAGGGAAGGCAGCTGCCACCCCCCTGATCCCTGAGGCGGAGGCCTACCTGCAGCTGCTCCTGCTGGTTTACCTCACCAACAACAAACGCTACACAGAG GCCCAGAAGGTGTCAGATGAGCTCTTGCAGAAGATCGGACCTCAGAACCGGCGTGCTCTGGACTTGGTGGCTGCTAAGTGTTACTACTACCACTCCCGCGTCTACGAGTTCCTCAACCAGCTGGACACTGTGCGTAG TTTCCTGCACACGCGCCTGAGGACGGCCACCTTGCGGCACGACGCCGACGGCCAGGCCACGCTTCTCAACCTGCTGCTGAGGAACTACCTGCAGTACAACCTGTATGACCAGGCTGAGAAGCTGGTGTCCAAGTCAGTCTTCCCTGAGCTGGCCAACAACAACGAGTGGGCCCGCTACCTCTACTACACAG GTCGTATCAAGGCCATCCAGCTGGAGTACACAGAGGCCAGGAGGACCCTGACCAACGCCCTGAGGAAggccccccaacacacagctgTGGGCTTCAAACAGACA GTTCACAAGTTGCTGATTGTGGTGGAGCTGTTACTTGGGGAGATACCAGACAGGCTGCAGTTCCGCCAGGCTCCCCTGAAGAGATCACTAGCGCCCTACTTCCTGCTCACCCAGG CTGTCAGGACGGGTAACCTGGCCAAGTTCAACCAGGCCCTGGATCAGTTTGGAGAGAAGTTCCAGGCAGACGGCACCTACACCTTGATCATCCGCCTGCGACACAATGTCATCAAGACGG GTGTGCGTATGATCAGCCTGTCCTACTCTCGTATATCCCTGGCAGACATCGCTCAGAAGCTGCAGCTGGACAGTCCAGAGGATGCTGAGTTCATAGTGGCCAAG GCTATCCGTGATGGAGTGATCGAAGCCAGCATCAACCATGAGAAGGGCTATGTTCAGTCTAAAGAGACCATGGACATCTACGGTACCAGGGAGCCCCAGCTGGCCTTCCACCAGAGGATCTCCTTCTGCCTGGACATACACAACATGTCTGTCAAGGCCATGAGGTTTCCACCCAAGGCTTACAACAAGGACCTAGAATCAGCAGAG GAGCGCAGAGAGCGGGAGCAGCAGGACCTGGAGTTCGCCAAGGAGATGGCGGAAGATGACGATGACAGTTTCCCATGA